From the Daphnia magna isolate NIES linkage group LG3, ASM2063170v1.1, whole genome shotgun sequence genome, one window contains:
- the LOC116918698 gene encoding uncharacterized protein LOC116918698 isoform X1 yields the protein MANATNLNDASFDYERSKKTVNRIKNRSIEFSSASEKSGSVSRAAFQRTRYATAEDERVYKTYSTGTAAQQVKYDGHELRLIDDEESDCDQPSTSGSVKGLSVNIVRLKPRAVRNDYKKTESRAKTVSNHVRHRPNNDSDESVVKANAEVMQITRLKEEKATNTRQFSPQRKS from the exons ATGGCCAATGCCACTAACCTGAATGATGCTTCATTCGActatg AACGTTCGAAAAAAACGGTTAACAGGATTAAGAATAGGTCTATCGAATTTTCTTCCGCATCAGAAAAATCGGGCTCTGTTTCACGGGCAGCTTTTCAACGGACTCGCTACGCTACAGCTG AAGACGAACGAGTGTACAAAACGTACAGCACGGGAACGGCTGCTCAGCAAGTCAAGTATGACGGACATGAACTGCGTCTCATCGATGACGAAGAATCCGATTGCGATCAGCCATCAACGTCAGGAAGTGTCAAAGGGCTGTCAGTCAACATCGTGCGCCTCAAACCACGCGCTGTTAGAAATGATTACAAGAAAACAGAAAGTCGGGCCAAGACCGTGAGCAATCACGTCCGCCATCGACCTAATAACGACAGCGACGAATCTGTGGTAAAGGCAAATGCAGAAGTGATGCAAATCACG cgattgaaagaagaaaaggcaaCGAACACCAGGCAGTTCAGCCCTCAAAGGAAGTCATAA
- the LOC116918699 gene encoding uncharacterized protein LOC116918699: MDGRGHLYREKSEEEYDVFAEAEKDRVVKTFSKESATSRMKWNSRQDEEQLGSYKELSLVDPTKSSGTSTGASQQKTLQHRAPRLNNVPAGVLFSSLASSIASQDTSARLDMKSATIHNGMFTSGIISYSFLDAFNSAPNVKKSTVGLVTKY; encoded by the exons ATGGACGGAAGGGGCCATCTGTACCGAGAAAAATCAGAGGAAGAATACGATGTCTTCGCCGAAG CGGAAAAGGATAGGGTGGTCAAGACTTTCAGCAAAGAATCCGCCACTAGCCGAATGAAATGGAACAGTAGGCAAGATGAGGAACAATTAGGAAGCTATAAAGAACTATCGCTCGTCGATCCAACCAAAAGTTCTGGGACATCAACGGGAGCATCGCAACAGAAAACTCTGCAACACCGGGCGCCACGTTTGAATAATGTTCCAGCTGGTGTCTTGTTTTCGTCACTTGCTTCTTCCATCGCATCGCAGGACACCTCAGCTCG GTTGGATATGAAGAGCGCTACTATTCACAATGGCATGTTTACATCTGGCATTATAAG TTACAGTTTCCTAGACGCATTTAACAGTGCTCCTAATGTCAAGAAATCAACCGTTGGTTTAGTTACTAAATACTAA
- the LOC116918535 gene encoding uncharacterized protein LOC116918535, which produces MQDYYLTPARSAAFQMKKLKGMINQHGLAAMLMLLLLSIDSVTTRNLPTDDWQRPAGTNGLVPYDTLLPCVESAACVGRVFGSHSEDVSKFGNVPPCRSYGWVRCIQHAGPAIADSTHGQLAPPAKNYYPQEKKMPIIEPYGPYSQIMSRQDYVKYTTSNRPAAQEEHSVEPGRYAAANNQRIEWQNSGLQRNEAGRKWERNQFVDNTESLEIPAEKRARFNMGVFQFHQTSPPPPVNKQTVEYVRGNQPSQWNESPGLGRPSERPVEFHHGHQRFEQSSQQLMKPPKFAHQQKDEEHGMRAGQNQLTHTVGHEFLDNSLVEPQRSSQHNEPEQLARQFADEREQRRMETRPFEHHPQSGQREIVDAIQRFVKVVPKPVEEQPLQTGQLREESNRLFHVTHRAEPIQPGERLIDSRQFVEPPVQRKFNEPPQGFDQVNQRLTEPVQQKQFVSRPDVEQQGLSQATQRPLEFQSPAKPIVQQPMSFENVQQRPSLKPLHEVKETVVWVTGPPRLPQTTARPSPVERLEQPSVKSSSLIDSPEFIEPAKSSLESLLIRLNSAKDTQQADEQLTALLRFFAMPANQPASPEEMLTDSSDSAPPFTGKHESNVVPFIAFSEPLPLEPSSNSLF; this is translated from the exons ATGCAAGATTATTATTTGACGCCAGCAAG ATCGGCAgcttttcaaatgaaaaagctgAAAGGAATGATCAACCAACACGGGCTAGCAGCAATGCTGATGCTGTTGCTGCTATCGATCGACTCGGTGACTACCCGAAATCTCCCTACCGACGACTGGCAACGGCCAGCCGGGACAAACGGTCTCGTACCCTATGACACTCTGCTGCCTTGCGTCGAATCAGCCGCTTGTGTCGGCCGGGTATTTGGTTCGCATTCGGAAGACGTTTCGAAATTCGGTAATGTCCCGCCATGCAGATCTTACGGCTGGGTTCGATGCATTCAACATGCTGGCCCTGCCATTGCCGATTCTACTCACGGCCAGCTCGCTCCTCCAGCTAAAAACTATTATccccaagaaaagaaaatgccaaTCATCGAGCCGTACGGTCCGTATTCGCAGATTATGTCGCGTCAAGACTACGTCAAATATACGACGTCCAATCGACCGGCAGCACAAGAAGAACATTCGGTTGAACCAGGTCGATATGCAGCGGCCAATAATCAGCGAATCGAATGGCAAAACTCGGGTCTTCAGCGAAACGAAGCGGGGAGAAAATGGGAGCGCAATCAGTTTGTTGATAATACCGAAAGTTTAGAGATACCTGCAGAGAAACGGGCGAGATTCAACATGGGCGTCTTTCAATTTCATCAAACTTCTCCGCCGCCTCCTGTTAATAAGCAGACAGTTGAATATGTCAGGGGTAATCAACCAAGCCAATGGAATGAATCTCCGGGGCTTGGTCGGCCAAGTGAGCGACCTGTCGAATTCCACCATGGCCACCAGCGATTTGAACAATCATCTCAGCAGCTTATGAAACCGCCCAAGTTTGCCCATCAGCAGAAGGATGAAGAGCACGGCATGCGCGCCGGCCAAAATCAATTGACTCACACAGTTGGCCATGAATTTCTTGATAATAGCTTGGTGGAGCCTCAGCGATCGAGCCAACACAACGAACCCGAGCAGCTTGCACGTCAATTTGCTGACGAGCGTGAgcagagaagaatggaaacaCGGCCGTTCGAACATCATCCGCAGAGCGGCCAACGAGAAATAGTCGATGCGATTCAACGGTTTGTTAAAGTAGTTCCAAAGCCTGTTGAAGAGCAGCCCTTGCAGACTGGCCAGTTGCGTGAAGAATCTAATCGGCTTTTCCACGTGACCCATCGAGCTGAACCGATTCAGCCAGGTGAACGGCTAATAGATTCTCGACAGTTTGTGGAGCCACCTGTCCAACGAAAATTTAATGAACCACCACAAGGGTTTGATCAGGTTAATCAACGGCTTACTGAACCTGTACAGCAAAAACAATTTGTCAGCCGGCCTGATGTGGAACAGCAGGGCTTGTCTCAAGCCACTCAACGGCCgcttgaatttcaatcaccGGCTAAGCCTATTGTCCAGCAGCCAATGTCTTTCGAGAACGTACAACAACGTCCATCTCTAAAGCCTCTGCATGAAGTGAAAGAAACGGTCGTGTGGGTCACGGGTCCTCCACGTCTTCCGCAAACAACTGCACGACCATCACCAGTGGAGAGACTGGAACAGCCGTCTGTCAAGTCGAGTTCATTGATCGATTCACCAGAGTTCATCGAGCCGGCCAAATCATCTCTGGAGAGCCTCTTGATTCGATTGAATTCGGCCAAGGACACGCAGCAGGCCGACGAGCAATTAACGGCTTTGTTAAGATTTTTTGCTATGCCAGCCAATCAACCAGCGAGTCCAGAAGAAATGTTAACCGACTCTTCAGATTCAGCGCCACCTTTCACCGGCAAACACGAATCAAATGTCGTTCCCTTCATCGCCTTTTCCGAACCGCTGCCTTTGGAACCCTCTTCCAATTCGTTGTTTTAA
- the LOC116918698 gene encoding uncharacterized protein LOC116918698 isoform X2 — MANATNLNDASFDYERSKKTVNRIKNRSIEFSSASEKSGSVSRAAFQRTRYATAEDERVYKTYSTGTAAQQVKYDGHELRLIDDEESDCDQPSTSGSVKGLSVNIVRLKPRAVRNDYKKTESRAKTVSNHVRHRPNNDSDESVRLKEEKATNTRQFSPQRKS, encoded by the exons ATGGCCAATGCCACTAACCTGAATGATGCTTCATTCGActatg AACGTTCGAAAAAAACGGTTAACAGGATTAAGAATAGGTCTATCGAATTTTCTTCCGCATCAGAAAAATCGGGCTCTGTTTCACGGGCAGCTTTTCAACGGACTCGCTACGCTACAGCTG AAGACGAACGAGTGTACAAAACGTACAGCACGGGAACGGCTGCTCAGCAAGTCAAGTATGACGGACATGAACTGCGTCTCATCGATGACGAAGAATCCGATTGCGATCAGCCATCAACGTCAGGAAGTGTCAAAGGGCTGTCAGTCAACATCGTGCGCCTCAAACCACGCGCTGTTAGAAATGATTACAAGAAAACAGAAAGTCGGGCCAAGACCGTGAGCAATCACGTCCGCCATCGACCTAATAACGACAGCGACGAATCTGTG cgattgaaagaagaaaaggcaaCGAACACCAGGCAGTTCAGCCCTCAAAGGAAGTCATAA
- the LOC116918694 gene encoding uncharacterized protein LOC116918694, protein MFFSNALSALQKHQDDQEDEEEDVFQQAREVVAAKTYSMETAVRYVYGQGFGMDISVLTDEEKEAIERARYCRQQLLRLKARRAAQEAGEADNSQILQQEEVEEWLANIELRLRQQSRKLGISAAELPIWIAPHLRRDLKIGNIASAAKAAAAAIRLKLSSNDMASDGSSSIGATSNTTPRDNEKAAAIAALTDLMEELEELSITSRDNQKDKHTQPQAGSKRTVRFQTPNSSPFQTPRSQASEPGGLIAFHRKNRLKKTTSEESKVQQPQPSNTKPVPVPAQQQQQPQLEPQSLKTRVSALASSDVTRPSSCPGRSPSVRGPEIPPQLQQPAVKSKGPTKGYVTHRRGSDNSPLAQLYPT, encoded by the exons ATGTTCTTTTCCAATGCCCTGTCTGCTTTGCAGAAACACCAAGACGATCAAGAGGATGAAGAAGAGGACGTCTTTCAACAAG CAAGAGAAGTGGTAGCGGCTAAGACCTACAGCATGGAAACGGCTGTCCGATACGTCTACGGTCAAGGTTTTGGAATGGATATCAGTGTTCTTACTGATGAAGAGAAAGAGGCCATCGAGAGGGCAAGATACTGCAGACAACAATTGCTCAGATTGAAAGCTCGCCGGGCAGCCCAGGAAGCTGGCGAGGCGGACAATTCGCAGATCCTCCAACAGGAAGAAGTGGAAGAATGGCTGGCCAATATTGAATTGAGGTTACGACAGCAGAGCCGGAAGCTGGGAATCTCAGCCGCCGAATTACCGATTTGGATTGCACCTCATCTGCGTAGAGACTTGAAAATCGGCAACATCGCTTCGGCTGCCAAAGCAGCTGCTGCTGCAATCAG GTTAAAATTAAGCAGCAACGATATGGCATCAGACGGGTCATCATCGATCGGTGCCACGTCGAATACTACTCCTCGGGACAACGAGAAAGCGGCTGCTATCGCCGCTCTGACGGACCTCATGGAAGAACTGGAAGAACTCAGC ATTACGAGTCGAGACAATCAAAAGGATAAACACACGCAACCTCAGGCTGGATCAAAGAGAACTGTACGTTTCCAAACGCCAAATTCATCTCCGTTCCAGACACCTCGGTCACAAGCTTCTGAACCTGGAGGTTTGATTGCTTTTCATCGTAAGAATCGTCTGAAAAAGACTACGTCAGAAGAGAGCAAAGTCCAACAACCTCAGCCGTCCAACACGAAGCCAGTTCCAGTGCCAgcgcagcaacagcagcaacccCAGTTGGAGCCACAATCTTTGAAAACCAGGGTGTCGGCATTGGCATCATCCGATGTCACGAGACCAAGCTCATGTCCGGGACGTTCGCCTAGTGTTAGAGGGCCGGAGATTCCACCACAATTGCAGCAACCAGCCGTCAAAAGCAAAGGGCCCACCAAGGGATACGTAACCCACCGAAGAGGATCAGATAACAGCCCATTAGCGCAGCTCTATCCCACATGA
- the LOC116918695 gene encoding repetitive proline-rich cell wall protein, protein MGTTGRSVLLLLFFVLATALPESNREKRSPDGHGHHGHHDHGHDHGHDHGHDHGHGGGVPIHTPDVGAGYGNPIAVSSYDTKPDQQYYDQQSYSAQPSVPSYDTPQGSQQYEGQTSPIYSSPTYSPPAYSPPAYSPPAYSPPAYSPPAYNPPAYSPPAYSPPAYNPPAYNPPAYSPPAYSPPAYNPPAYSPPAYSPPAYNPPAYNNPVPASQYSPPAPQYTAPAPSYSAPATQYSQSYETPLQSYEAPQQSYEAPQELYEAPQHSYGAPKAKKPKGSYGAPKAKRPKGGYGAPKASKKPKSSYGPPQKAYGAPQQSYGAPTPSYQAPSYQAPSPSYQVPAYSAPVYTQQAYSPPIYGH, encoded by the exons ATGGGTACCACTGGAAGATCT GTACTTTTGCTGTTATTCTTCGTGCTGGCTACTGCCTTACCAGAATCCAACCGCGAAAAGCGATCAC CGGATGGACATGGACATCACGGGCACCACGACCACGGACACGACCACGGACATGACCACGGGCATGATCACGGGCATGGCGGTGGCGTCCCAATTCACACTCCTGATGTAGGTGCAGGATATGGTAACCCCATTGCTGTTTCGTCTTACGATACGAAACCGGATCAACAGTATTACGATCAGCAGTCCTATTCTGCTCAGCCATCTGTACCTTCCTACGATACCCCTCAAGGATCCCAACAATATGAAGGCCAAACATCTCCCATCTATAGTTCCCCAACATACAGCCCTCCTGCATACAGTCCTCCTGCATACAGTCCTCCTGCATACAGCCCTCCTGCATACAGTCCTCCTGCATACAATCCTCCTGCATACAGCCCTCCTGCATACAGTCCTCCTGCATACAATCCTCCTGCATACAATCCTCCTGCATACAGCCCTCCTGCATACAGTCCTCCTGCATACAATCCTCCTGCATACAGCCCTCCTGCATACAGCCCTCCTGCATACAATCCTCCTGCATACAATAATCCCGTCCCTGCTTCCCAATACTCACCACCTGCCCCCCAGTATACAGCTCCGGCTCCTTCTTACAGCGCCCCAGCTACGCAGTACAGCCAATCTTACGAGACCCCCTTACAGTCGTACGAAGCCCCTCAACAATCATATGAAGCCCCGCAAGAGTTGTACGAAGCTCCCCAACATTCTTATGGAGCCCCAAAAGCCAAGAAACCCAAGGGCAGTTATGGCGCCCCAAAAGCAAAGAGACCAAAGGGCGGCTATGGAGCTCCGAAAGCCAGCAAGAAACCAAAGTCCAGTTATGGACCTCCTCAGAAAGCTTACGGTGCCCCTCAACAATCGTATGGAGCCCCAACGCCCTCTTATCAGGCTCCTTCCTACCAAGCCCCGAGCCCATCTTATCAAGTCCCAGCTTATTCTGCTCCGGTCTACACCCAACAAGCGTACTCTCCCCCAATCTATGGCCATTAA